The nucleotide sequence GATGTCGACCACCCATTGATGGGCTGTGAGCAGCGCCGGATCGAACGGGGTGCCGGGGTATTTTTCCATGCCCACAGGCGTCGCGTTGACCACACCATCGACCCGAGCAAGGGTCTGGGGGAGTGCGTCTGGGAGAAGAGGGGTTGCGGCAAGGCCCTCTTCGGCGAGTTGCTCGGCAAGGCTTGAGGCTTTGGCCTGATCGGCGTCGACAATGGTGAGTTCGCCAACGCCCAGCTGAACGAGGGCTCGCGCTACCGCTACCCCTGCCCCGCCGGCCCCGATCTGGAGCACCCGGTCGAGCGTAGCGCCCTGCAGGCCACGGCGAAAGCTTTCGGCAAAGCCCCAGCAATCGGTGTTGTGACCAAGACGGACGCCGTCACGGAAGACCACCGTATTGACGGCGCCAATGGCTGCGGCCTCGGGCGAGAGGCCATCGAGATAGTCGAGCACGGCCTGCTTGAAGGGATAGGTGACATTGACGCCGGCATAGCCCAGCGACTGGGCCGTGGCCAGGACGGTGTCGAGATCCTTATCGTCCAGGCCCAGGCGATCGAAATCTATGAGATCATATTGATAGTTAAGCCCGAGGCGTCGGCCTTCGGTTTCGTGCATGATCGGGGTCAGGGACGAGCCGATGCCGCGGCCGAGAAGGCCGATGCGGACGGATGGACCGGAGGACGGTGACGCGGGGCCTGGGGCGATCGCGGCAAAGGCGCGACGCACTCGCTCGACTTGATCAGCCAATGGCCATGCTCCCTGGCGAGGAGGCGTTGCCCCTCTGCCCTTGTCTTGTGCAGCGCCAGCCCGATACAACAGGCGAAGCGATTTGCCCGACGATGTACGAACTGGTTAGTTTAGTCAATTGCGGGTGCGGACGAGAAAGGCGCCTTCATGTCATCTCCTGGATCCTCACTGCCGGCTACCGGCCGAAAGGCAACGACGCGCCAGCAGGATCCCGAGGGCACGCGGCAGAATATCATCGAGATCGCCTCCCAGGAATTCGCGCTGAACGGGCTTTCCGGAGCGCGGATAGACGAGATTGCCGCCAAGACGCGCGCCTCCAAGCGCATGATCTATTATTATTTCGGCGACAAGGAAGGTCTCTATCTCAGCGCGCTGGAAAACGCCTATGCGCAGGTGCGCGAGGGTGAGGCCAAGCTCGATATTGCCGGGCTCAGCCCGATTGATGGCCTCAAGAAGCTCGTGGAGTTCACCTTTGAGCACCATCACCAGCATGAAGACTTCATCCGCATGGTGATGATCGAAAACATTCATCACGGGCAATATCTGGAAAAATCCGGCGTGATCCGCGACCTCAATGTCACCGCCATCGCCCATATCCGCAGCCTTTATGAGCGCGGACTGGCGGAGGGATTGTTCCGGCCCGATCTCGATCCGCTGGAAATTCACTGGCAGATCAGCGCCTTGTGCTTTTTCAATGTCTCGAACCGGGCGACGTTCTCGCAATTGTTCGCGCGCGATTTCGGCGCTGATGAGATGCAGTCCCGGCTCAAGCAGAACACGATCGACATGGTGCTACGCTATATGGTGCGGCCGGAAAAGCTGGCTGGGCTCTGATTTTTCTGCCGCTTCGGCGAGACTTTATGACGGCATAATTCCTTTATATCTGTACTGGCCGAGCCTTCCGGATCGGGCCCCGCATCGTCACGCTTGCGTTGGCCCGATTGACCGGTTGGACTATTCACCCTAACAATGTACGAACTAGTTCGTTTACTGAGGGGTGACGGGCGTGAAGACATCCATTGCAACTGTGTCGATCAGCGGTGACCTCCGCGAAAAGCTCGAGGCCATTGTAGCTGCAGGCTTTGATGGCGTGGAAATCTTTGAGAACGATTTTCTGGCCTATCACCTGTCAGCTTCCGAAGTAGGTGCAATGGCGCGCGATCTGGGGCTCGAGATCACCCTCTTCCAACCCTTCCGAGATTTCGAGGGGCTTCCCGAGCCGCTGCGGGCGAAAGCATTTGATCGTGCCGAGCGCAAGTTCGACCTGATGGAGGCCATGGGTGCGCCACTGATGCTCGTGTGCTCGAGCGTCTCGCCGGCGGCGCTGGGCGGGATCGATCGGGCTGCTGCCGATTTCCATGAATTGGGTGAGCGGGCGAAAAAGCGTGGGCTCAAGGTCGGTTATGAGGCGCTGGCCTGGGGCCGGCATGTGTTTGACCACCGCGATGCCTGGGAAGTGGTGCGGCGGGCCGACCACCCCAATATCGGGCTGATCCTCGACAGCTTTCATAGTCTGTCGCGACGCATCCCGTCCGATACGATACGGTCCATTCCGGGCGACAAGATTTTCATCGTGCAGGTGGCCGATGCCCCGGCCTTTGATATGGATCTGCTCTATTGGAGCCGTCATTTCCGCAATATGCCCGGCGAGGGGGATCTGCCGGTGGTGGACTTTGCCCGGGCCGTGGCGGCGACGGGCTATGATGGGCCGCTGTCGCTTGAGATTTTCAACGATCAGTTCCGCTCCGGTGCGCCCGGCACCATCGCCGCCGATGGCCATAGGTCGCTGATCTATCTGATGGATCAGATGCGGGCGGCGGAGCCGGCGCTCTTTTCCGGTGGAAGCGCCCTGCCCCCGCGGGTTGATGTCCACGGCGTGTCCTTCGTTGAGTTCGCGACGGGTGGGCGCGATGCCGAGCCGCTGACCAAGCTTCTGGGACAGCTGGGCTTCGCCAAGACGGGGCAGCACAGGAGCAAGAGCGTCGAGCGCTTCAGCCAGGGCGGGATCAATCTCGTGGTCAATACCGATCGCGAGGGGCTGGCCCATGCCGCCTATCTCGCCCATGGCACCGCGGCCTATGCGATTGGGCTGGAGGTAGGGGATGCGGAGGCGACGCTGAGCCGGGCCAAGGCGCTGGATGCAAAGCCCTTTTCCCAACATGTGGGTGAAGGCGAACTCGCCATACCGGCCATTCGCGGTGTGGGGGGCGGGCTGATCTATTTCCTCGATCAGGGGACCGATCTGGCGCGGGTTTGGGATATCGAGTTCGCGGAGACGGCCGATACGGAAGCGGACGCCGGACTTATCCGCATTGATCACATCGCCCAGACGATGAATTACGACGAGATGCTGACCTGGATCCTGTTCTATCGGTCGATCTTTGTGGTCGATAAAGGCCCGATGGTCGATGTCATCGATCCGGCCGGACTGGTGCGCAGCCAGGTGATTGCCAATGCCGAGGGGACGCTGCGGCTGACGCTCAATGGGGCGGAAAGCCACCGCACGCTGGCGGGTCATTTCATTGCCGAGACCTTTGGTTCGAGCGTCCAGCACATTGCCTTTGCCTCGCGCGACATTGTCGAAACGGCCAAGGCCATGGAGGCTAATGGGCTGAAACTACTAGCGATTTCACCGAACTATTATGATGATCTGGCGGCCCGGATCGATATCGATCCAGAGCTGATCGCGACTCTCAAGCGCCACAATCTCCTTTATGACCGCGACGGGGCGGGGGAATATTTCCAGTTCTACCTGCCCAGCTTTGCCGACGGGTTCTTCTTTGAAGTTGTCGAGCGGCGGGGAGGCTATGAGGGCTATGGCGCGATCAATGCGCCGTTCCGGATCGCAGCGCAGAAGCGGGCGATCCGTCCGGCGAGCGTGCCGCGGCGCTAGGACGGACTGGACGATCCAAACCCAGTTATTCCCCCTACCCCCCTTATGCGACGGCGCGGGCGGCTGACGGGCAGGTTTGGAACCCGAAACCGCGCCATTTTACGCCATGGCGCGGCTGGGGGGAGAGATCAGCTGGGCAGGCCGGTGTAGTTTTCCGCCAGGCTCTGCTGGGCGATGCGGGAACTCGCGAGGTAATCGAAATCAGCCCGCTGGATGCGGCGGCCGAAGGCCCCGGCATCTGGGAAGGTATGGAGGAGGCTGGTCATCCACCAGGAGAAGCGTTCGGCCTTCCAGATGCGGTCGAGAACCTTGGCCGAATAGGCGTTGATGCCAGCTTCGGACTTTTCCGAAACCGCCTCGATCAGCGCGTCTGCGAGGACGGCCACGTCGCTCATGGCGAGATTTAGCCCCTTGGCGCCGGTGGGCGGCACGATATGGGCGGCGTCGCCGGCAAGGAACAGGCAGCCAAAGCGCAGGGGTTCGGCGACGAAACTGCGCAGAGGGGCGATGGATTTTTCAATGGAGGAGCCGGTTTGCAGGGCCTCTGCCGTCTCGGGATTGAGGCGGGCGCGCAGTTCGTCCCAGAACCGGTCATCGGACCAGGCCTCAACCTTCTCGTCGGTCGGAACCTGCACGTAATAGCGGCTGCGCGTGGGCGAGCGCTGTGAGCAAAGGGCAAAACCGCGGGCGTGATGGGCATAGATCAGCTCATCGGCGACGGGCGGCTTATCGACCAGAATGCCAAGCCAACCAAAGGGATAGACGCGTTCGAAGGTGGTGAGGGCGGACTGGGGCACGCTCTGGCGGCTGACGCCATGAAAGCCGTCGCAGCCGGCGATAAACCGGCAATCGATGCGATGGGTGACGCCATCCTTGGTGTAGGTGACGTGAGGATTGGTGTCGAAATCATGCAGTTCGACATTTTCGGCGTCGTAGATTGTCTGCGCCTTTCGGGCCGCCATGAGATCGCGGGTGACTTCGGTCTGGCCATAGACCATGACGTGGCGACCAATCAGATCGGTGAAATCAAGGCGTTGACGGTCGCCATCGAAGCTCAGTTCGACGCCGTGATGGATGAGGCCCTCTGCATGCATGCGCGCGCCGACACCGGCGCGGTCCATGAGGTCCATCGAGCCCTGTTCGAGGACGCCAGCACGAATGCGGCCCAGCACATAATCCGGGCTTTTGCGCTCGAGAATGATGGCATCAACGCCGGCCAGCTCGAGCAGGCGCCCCAGCATCAGGCCTGCGGGACCTGCTCCGATAATGATAACTTCCGTGCGCAACCTGCTACCCCATTGTTAGCATTATCATGCCTGTTGCCGGGGATTGGTGAATGGACAGGGGGTGCATTGTCTTGCACTATCCGAACATGAACCACATTCCGGTCTACGCACTTTATGGCGAGCAGGACGTCAGCCAGGACTGGTTGCACTGGGAAACCATCCAGTCGCGCAGTCGCCTGCATGGCTATCGCATCGCGCCGCACCGGCATGAGCAGTTTTTTCAGGTCCTGCATCTGACGGGCGGATGGGCGCGGGTGGAGATCGACGGGACGCGGCACGACGTTCGCCATCAAGGGGTGGTGATCCTGCCGGCGCTCAGCGTGCACGGATTTGTCTTCAGCGATGATGTGGAAGGGGTGGTGGTGACGCTGATGGAGCGGGACCTCATCACGCTAGGACCGGATCTGCCGGCGCCGCAGGTGTTGCTGGGGCCAAGCCTTTTCATCGGGGATGCGATTGACCGGCTGATCGCCGAGGCCGACCGGCCGGGCAGCGACCATGAGGCGGCGATGCGGGCCCTTTTGACGCTGCTGGTTGTGGCGCTCAACCGGGCGAGCCAGGAAGTTGTGCCGGCTGGCGGACCGGCGCAGCGGGCGCTGATCCATACCAAGGCGTTTCGGGCCCTGGTGGACCAGAGATTTCGGGAAACGCGGCGGATCGCGGACTATGCCGAAGTTTTGGGGATCAGCCAGACCCATCTCAACCGGGTCTGCCGGGAGGTTCTGGGCGCCTCGGCGCTGGAAGTGGTCGAGCGGCGCCTGGCGCTCGAGGCGCGGCGGATGCTGGCCTTTTCATCGCTCTCGATCAAGCAGATCGGGGCGGAGCTGGGCTATGAGGACCCTGCCTATTTTTCGCGGGTGCTGACGCGCGTGCTGGGCGCGCCGCCGGGGGAGATCCGGAGATCGGCGCTGGAGCGGAAGGGGTGAGGTCTTGGGACTGAGCGCCCCCCACCCTAGCGCCGCTACGGCCCGGAGGGCCTAGCTCTGCTACCCTCCCCACATAGGGGGAGGGAGGCAGGAGCCGGTAGTTTTGTGGCCTATCAGAACGGATAGTGGATGTGTTCGGCGCCCTGGACGGTGATCCAGCGGAGGTCGGTGAATTCGGCGATGCCGGCTTTGCCGCCGAAGCGGCCGTAGCCGGAGGCCTTGACGCCGCCGAAGGGCATCTGGGCCTCGTCGTGGACGGTGGGGCCATTGACGTGGCAGATTCCGCTCTGGATGCGACCGGCGACGGCCATGGCGCGGGTGACATCACGGCCGAAGACGGCGGCGGCGAGGCCATATTCGGTGTCGTTGGCGACACGGATGGCTTCATCGATGCCAGTGACGCGGGTGACCGCGACGATGGGGCCGAAGGTTTCCTCGTGGTAGATTTTCATCTCGGCAGTGACGTGATCGACCACCGTGGCTTCCATGATGGCGCCGTCAATGCCGCCGCCGGCGACGATCTTTGCGCCCTTTGCGACCGCGTCCTTGATGAGGCCATCGATGCGCTGGGCGGCCGAAGCATCAACGAGGCAGCCCAGCGGAGTGTTGTTGTCGCGTGGGTCGCCGGCCTTGAGGGTTTTGGCCTTGGCGGCGAGGGCTGAGACGAAGTCGTCGGCGATGGCGGCATCGACGACGATGCGCTCGGTCGACATGCAGATCTGGCCCTGATTCATATAGGCGCCGAAGGCGGCGGCCGCGACGGCCTCATCGATATCGGCATCATCGAGGACGACGAAGGGCGCCTTGCCGCCCAGTTCGAGCAAAGCGGGTTTGAGATGGCGCGCCGAAAGTTCGGCGATGTGTCGGCCGACCTTGGTGGACCCGGTGAAATTGATGCGGCGCACGCCCGGATGGGCGATCAGTGCCTCGACCAGCTGGGGAGCATCGGCCGGCGCATTGGAGAGGACATTGAGCACGCCCTTGGGCAGGCCCGCCTCGACCAGGGCATCGGCGATGTGGCGATGGGTGCGCGGGCAGATTTCGCTCGACTTGAAAATGACGGTGTTGCCGCATGCGAGCGGCGTCGCAATGGCGCGGATGCCCAGGATCACCGGAGCGTTCCAGGGGGCGATAGAGAGCACGACGCCGGCGGCCTGGCGCACGCCATAGGCGGTCGAGCCGGGGCGATTGGAGGGAATGATCTCGCCGGTGATCTGGGTGGTGAGGCCGGCGGCTTCGCGCAGCATGTCGGCCGAGAGCA is from Devosia sp. SD17-2 and encodes:
- a CDS encoding helix-turn-helix domain-containing protein; protein product: MHYPNMNHIPVYALYGEQDVSQDWLHWETIQSRSRLHGYRIAPHRHEQFFQVLHLTGGWARVEIDGTRHDVRHQGVVILPALSVHGFVFSDDVEGVVVTLMERDLITLGPDLPAPQVLLGPSLFIGDAIDRLIAEADRPGSDHEAAMRALLTLLVVALNRASQEVVPAGGPAQRALIHTKAFRALVDQRFRETRRIADYAEVLGISQTHLNRVCREVLGASALEVVERRLALEARRMLAFSSLSIKQIGAELGYEDPAYFSRVLTRVLGAPPGEIRRSALERKG
- a CDS encoding shikimate dehydrogenase; this translates as MAPGPASPSSGPSVRIGLLGRGIGSSLTPIMHETEGRRLGLNYQYDLIDFDRLGLDDKDLDTVLATAQSLGYAGVNVTYPFKQAVLDYLDGLSPEAAAIGAVNTVVFRDGVRLGHNTDCWGFAESFRRGLQGATLDRVLQIGAGGAGVAVARALVQLGVGELTIVDADQAKASSLAEQLAEEGLAATPLLPDALPQTLARVDGVVNATPVGMEKYPGTPFDPALLTAHQWVVDIIYFPRRTQLLDRAAELGCPTLSGGGMAIFQAVRAFQLFSGREPDPSEMGRTFAAHA
- a CDS encoding TetR/AcrR family transcriptional regulator, encoding MSSPGSSLPATGRKATTRQQDPEGTRQNIIEIASQEFALNGLSGARIDEIAAKTRASKRMIYYYFGDKEGLYLSALENAYAQVREGEAKLDIAGLSPIDGLKKLVEFTFEHHHQHEDFIRMVMIENIHHGQYLEKSGVIRDLNVTAIAHIRSLYERGLAEGLFRPDLDPLEIHWQISALCFFNVSNRATFSQLFARDFGADEMQSRLKQNTIDMVLRYMVRPEKLAGL
- a CDS encoding aldehyde dehydrogenase; translation: MTSLGLLIDNQDVQATGGASFERRNPLDGKVATTAAAASVEDGIRAADAAAAAFVEWSRTSPGARRKILLAAAEKLEAKGPEIIAAMAAETGATAGWAGFNVMLSADMLREAAGLTTQITGEIIPSNRPGSTAYGVRQAAGVVLSIAPWNAPVILGIRAIATPLACGNTVIFKSSEICPRTHRHIADALVEAGLPKGVLNVLSNAPADAPQLVEALIAHPGVRRINFTGSTKVGRHIAELSARHLKPALLELGGKAPFVVLDDADIDEAVAAAAFGAYMNQGQICMSTERIVVDAAIADDFVSALAAKAKTLKAGDPRDNNTPLGCLVDASAAQRIDGLIKDAVAKGAKIVAGGGIDGAIMEATVVDHVTAEMKIYHEETFGPIVAVTRVTGIDEAIRVANDTEYGLAAAVFGRDVTRAMAVAGRIQSGICHVNGPTVHDEAQMPFGGVKASGYGRFGGKAGIAEFTDLRWITVQGAEHIHYPF
- a CDS encoding sugar phosphate isomerase/epimerase and 4-hydroxyphenylpyruvate domain-containing protein, translated to MKTSIATVSISGDLREKLEAIVAAGFDGVEIFENDFLAYHLSASEVGAMARDLGLEITLFQPFRDFEGLPEPLRAKAFDRAERKFDLMEAMGAPLMLVCSSVSPAALGGIDRAAADFHELGERAKKRGLKVGYEALAWGRHVFDHRDAWEVVRRADHPNIGLILDSFHSLSRRIPSDTIRSIPGDKIFIVQVADAPAFDMDLLYWSRHFRNMPGEGDLPVVDFARAVAATGYDGPLSLEIFNDQFRSGAPGTIAADGHRSLIYLMDQMRAAEPALFSGGSALPPRVDVHGVSFVEFATGGRDAEPLTKLLGQLGFAKTGQHRSKSVERFSQGGINLVVNTDREGLAHAAYLAHGTAAYAIGLEVGDAEATLSRAKALDAKPFSQHVGEGELAIPAIRGVGGGLIYFLDQGTDLARVWDIEFAETADTEADAGLIRIDHIAQTMNYDEMLTWILFYRSIFVVDKGPMVDVIDPAGLVRSQVIANAEGTLRLTLNGAESHRTLAGHFIAETFGSSVQHIAFASRDIVETAKAMEANGLKLLAISPNYYDDLAARIDIDPELIATLKRHNLLYDRDGAGEYFQFYLPSFADGFFFEVVERRGGYEGYGAINAPFRIAAQKRAIRPASVPRR
- the pobA gene encoding 4-hydroxybenzoate 3-monooxygenase, which produces MRTEVIIIGAGPAGLMLGRLLELAGVDAIILERKSPDYVLGRIRAGVLEQGSMDLMDRAGVGARMHAEGLIHHGVELSFDGDRQRLDFTDLIGRHVMVYGQTEVTRDLMAARKAQTIYDAENVELHDFDTNPHVTYTKDGVTHRIDCRFIAGCDGFHGVSRQSVPQSALTTFERVYPFGWLGILVDKPPVADELIYAHHARGFALCSQRSPTRSRYYVQVPTDEKVEAWSDDRFWDELRARLNPETAEALQTGSSIEKSIAPLRSFVAEPLRFGCLFLAGDAAHIVPPTGAKGLNLAMSDVAVLADALIEAVSEKSEAGINAYSAKVLDRIWKAERFSWWMTSLLHTFPDAGAFGRRIQRADFDYLASSRIAQQSLAENYTGLPS